In a genomic window of Tripterygium wilfordii isolate XIE 37 chromosome 8, ASM1340144v1, whole genome shotgun sequence:
- the LOC120004265 gene encoding uncharacterized protein LOC120004265 — protein MHKMSIAKLKAPNATDVMRSEEGNDSLDTFIRQAVGKEPFISFSRAGDSQVQWVQLLNALDQQELPGWPLLTPLKIQTQKCDKCSREFCSPINYRRHIRVQHRLKKLDKDSAKNRGLLRAFWDKLSLDEEKEIVSFKNVALEEVHGSSIIKSLTTLIRKPGFSSLPQVCLRAGSSILDIIQARPSRFPLTSQELFSILDDASENTFLCGTAVLMQRYIFDGEAGKIALEPKNLVACTSFLVEQKLVRAWLADKDAEALRCQKLLVEEEEAAQRRQAELLERKRRKKLRQKEQKTKEQKLEENEDKESIDNTHEAEPRAETCSSLAASDSDTQNPDSVPYNIPSSPELSPNTNTYEDIEHETVGFDILVTGQNVERRTRQGGFPRHMILSRWQVPQKSRWSHVPNGFHASQKSHAQKLGAMQKHGTQRDWRAASIFSGNKVWSRKPKPENVGESLSRVQKEVANRSDQNGNHELLIGSIPVTLGNCSHHEGNRAAEVLDDCLTDDQMQKKSNVQEKPAKSESAQVSTNKSIVKLWRPVSRNGTKGAILVENRGIESEADTLAEKVENQSPSAVDCLRSSPMDDSHVEVGNGSAPRAAGLFSGSLQFSSQDAKDFLAKRWKEAIAADHVKLILHPDFGPSGCTEVQNYCEVAVSESSDINGHSVLGNVENGLNNGGAIDSSGAGPTKVKSRTKPEKSVKVKYIPKRRIIDQ, from the exons ATGCATAAAATGTCAATTGCAAAACTCAAAGCCCCAAATGCTACTGATGTGATGAGGTCAGAGGAGGGAAATGATTCCCTAGACACTTTTATCAGACAAGCGGTTGGAAAGGAgccttttatttctttctcaagGGCTGGAGACAGCCAAGTCCAGTGGGTCCAATTGCTCAATGCCTTAGATCAGCAAG AGTTACCAGGTTGGCCTTTGCTTACTCCTTTGAAGATTCAGACGCAGAAGTGTGACAAGTGTTCTCGTGAATTTTGTTCGCCAATTAACTATAGGAGACATATACGTGTGCAACATCGATTGAAAAAGCTTGATAAG GATTCTGCCAAAAATAGGGGTCTATTGAGAGCATTTTGGGATAAG CTTTCTTTGGACGAGGAAAAGGAAATTGTATCTTTTAAGAATGTGGCATTGGAG GAAGTTCATGGGTCTTCTATTATTAAGTCGTTAACAACACTGATAAGGAAACCAGGATTCTCTTCTCTGCCACAAGTTTGTTTGAGAGCCGGTTCTTCTATTTTG GATATTATCCAAGCGAGACCTTCCAGGTTTCCATTGACTTCACAGGAGCTATTCAGTATACTTGATGATGCTAGTGAAAATACTTTTTTATGTGGGACTGCTGTGTTAATGCAAAGATATATTTTTGATGGAGAAGCTGGAAAGATTGCTCTTGAACCAAAGAACTTAGTTGCATGCACAAGCTTTTTGGTGGAACAGAAATTG GTTAGGGCGTGGCTTGCTGACAAGGATGCTGAAGCTTTGAGGTGCCAGAAATTACttgtggaggaggaagaagcaGCTCAAAGAAG GCAAGCTGAGCTTTTGGAAAGGAAAAGGCGGAAAAAGCTTAGGCAGAAGGAACAGAAAACAAAGGAGCAAAAACTAGAGGAAAATGAGGATAAGGAGAGTATTGACAATACACATGAAGCTGAGCCTCGAGCAGAAACATGCAGCTCTTTGGCTGCATCTGATTCTGATACGCAGAACCCAGATTCAGTGCCATATAACATTCCTTCTTCGCCTGAACTTTCCCcaaatacaaacacatatgagGATATTGAGCATGAGACGGTTGGATTTGATATCCTAGTTACTGGTCAGAACGTTGAACGACGGACAAGGCAAGGTGGTTTTCCTAGACATATGATATTATCTCGTTGGCAGGTCCCACAAAAATCTCGATGGAGTCATGTGCCCAATGGTTTCCATGCGAGTCAGAAATCTCATGCACAGAAGCTTGGGGCCATGCAGAAGCATGGAACTCAAAGGGATTGGAGGGCTGCTTCAATTTTCAGTGGAAATAAAGTTTGGAGCCGAAAGCCTAAACCAGAAAATGTAGGGGAAAGCTTGTCTAGAGTGCAAAAAGAAGTGGCAAATAGGTCAGACCAGAATGGGAACCATGAACTGTTGATTGGCTCCATACCAGTCACCCTTGGAAATTGTAGCCATCACGAAGGTAACAGAGCTGCTGAAGTTTTAGATGATTGCCTTACAGATGATCAAATGCAAAAGAAGAGCAATGTTCAAGAGAAACCAGCTAAATCGGAATCTGCTCAAGTTAGCACAAATAAGTCAATTGTAAAGCTCTGGAGGCCTGTCAGCCGAAATGGAACGAAAGGTGCCATTCTAGTAGAAAATCGTGGAATAGAATCTGAAGCAGATACCCTTGCTGAAAAGGTTGAGAATCAGTCACCGTCTGCCGTAGACTGTCTAAGATCAAGTCCCATGGATGACAGTCATGTTGAAGTAGGGAACGGTTCTGCCCCACGTGCAGCGGGTTTGTTTTCAGGAAGCTTGCAGTTCTCAAGCCAGGACGCAAAAGACTTTCTTGCAAAGA GGTGGAAGGAGGCTATCGCAGCTGATCATGTGAAATTGATACTGCATCCTGATTTTGGGCCTTCAGGATGTACTGAGGTTCAAAATTATTGTGAAGTAGCAGTGTCCGAATCGTCAGATATTAACGGACACAGTGTTCTTGGCAATGTAGAGAACGGATTGAATAATGGTGGGGCTATTGATTCTTCTGGTGCAGGGCCTACAAAAGTCAAATCCAGAACAAAGCCTGAAAAGAGCGTGAAGGTAAAGTATATTCCGAAACGGAGAATCATCGACCAATAA
- the LOC120004174 gene encoding F-box protein At2g26160-like, producing MDSPESDWSWLPDEILNSILDNLVSIFDYARFSVVCKHWSSVAKQQRHRLMKLSNRQPPLLLIPSKHHRTYERSLYNVMNGKIYDLQLPLKDNSRRYCGSSHGWLASVDRNMIITLRNPFLNQTRRLPPIMESWKTGYMHEFDVSRVVLSNNPSLSSSDNINYDVVAISGVNRALEILKSGSKTWTSIDKTLDLFQDVIYYNDMLLAVDIYGRLVCVDADNKNCREIVARRRTAIPRWLRSVYLVKSSEGKLMMIRRIIEDHGYDHNYRYKTREFKVYMLLLHWSAYGKGKWVEMQSLGNDAVFVGENESVCVPASDFPGCKPNSIYFIDNNVSYLVRIYYLESSEVGSFNLEDGSISRYLYDQRSKPLPPSIWILPTL from the coding sequence ATGGATTCTCCAGAAAGTGACTGGTCATGGCTTCCTGACGAAATCCTTAATTCCATTCTTGACAACTTGGTCTCAATCTTCGATTACGCTAGATTCAGTGTAGTTTGCAAGCACTGGTCCTCCGTAGCCAAGCAGCAAAGACATCGGCTCATGAAATTATCTAACAGACAACCTCCATTGTTGTTGATCCCTTCTAAACATCATCGAACATATGAACGAAGTCTGTACAACGTTATGAATGGTAAGATATACGATCTCCAACTGCCATTGAAGGATAATAGCCGAAGGTATTGTGGTTCTTCCCATGGTTGGTTGGCTTCTGTCGATAGAAACATGATCATCACTCTCAGAAATCCCTTCTTGAATCAGACAAGACGTCTTCCACCAATCATGGAGTCATGGAAAACCGGTTACATGCATGAATTTGATGTCTCCAGAGTAGTATTATCTAACAATCCTTCTCTGAGTAGTTCCGACAACATTAATTACGACGTGGTCGCGATATCCGGCGTGAACAGGGCATTGGAGATCCTGAAATCAGGGAGTAAAACCTGGACTTCGATAGACAAAACCTTAGACCTCTTTCAAGACGTTATTTATTACAATGACATGCTGCTCGCAGTAGATATATATGGGAGACTGGTATGTGTTGATGCTGACAATAAAAACTGTCGGGAGATTGTAGCCAGACGTCGGACCGCGATACCTCGTTGGCTTAGATCAGTATATCTTGTGAAATCATCAGAAGGAAAGTTGATGATGATTCGAAGAATCATCGAGGATCACGGTTATGATCATAATTACAGGTATAAAACTAGAGAATTTAAGGTTTATATGCTTTTACTACATTGGAGTGCATATGGCAAGGGAAAGTGGGTTGAGATGCAGAGTTTGGGGAATGATGCAGTATTTGTGGGTGAGAATGAATCGGTATGTGTTCCGGCCTCTGATTTTCCTGGTTGTAAGCCGAATTCTATTTACTTCATTGATAATAATGTCAGTTATcttgttagaatatattatttAGAGTCTTCTGAAGTGGGTAGCTTTAATTTGGAGGATGGAAGCATTTCAAGATATTTGTACGATCAACGCTCGAAGCCCTTGCCACCTTCGATTTGGATTCTACCAACTTTGTGA
- the LOC120004175 gene encoding F-box protein At2g26160-like translates to MDSSERDWSWLLEEILNSILDNLVSVFDHARFSLVCKHWSSVAKQYRRRQFMKLLNRQLPLLLIPSKHNQRYERNLYSVTDDKIYDLHLPLKDNSRRYCGSSHGWLATVDKNMIITLRNPFLNQTRLLPPIMESWKTSYMHEFDVSRVVLYNNPSLSTSDNINYNVVAISGVNRTLEILKSGSETWTYVDKTLDFFQDIVYYNDMLLAVDLFGRLVCIDAENSNCLVIVAREETMITHLSRCLGSSVYLVKSSEGKLMMIRRIMKEVGAYKYITQRFRVYQLLQSSKYGKGEWVEMKSMGDDAVFVGDNETVCVPAADFPGCKPNSIYFIGNNVKYCGRMYYFQPYEVGSFNLEDGSISRHYLYDQCTKPLPPSIWIVPTLRGDQL, encoded by the coding sequence ATGGATTCTTCAGAAAGAGACTGGTCATGGCTtcttgaagaaatcttgaatTCCATTCTTGACAACTTGGTCTCAGTCTTCGATCATGCCAGATTCAGTCTGGTTTGCAAGCATTGGTCGTCCGTCGCAAAGCAGTACCGAAGACGTCAGTTCATGAAATTATTGAACAGACAACTTCCATTGTTGTTAATCCCTTCTAAACACAATCAGAGATACGAACGAAACTTATACAGCGTCACAGATGATAAAATTTATGATTTGCACCTGCCATTGAAGGATAATAGTCGAAGGTATTGTGGTTCTTCCCATGGTTGGTTGGCTACTGTCGATAAAAACATGATCATCACTCTCAGAAATCCCTTCTTGAATCAGACAAGACTTCTTCCACCAATCATGGAGTCATGGAAAACCAGTTACATGCATGAATTTGATGTCTCCAGAGTAGTATTATACAACAATCCTTCTCTGAGTACTTCCGACAATATCAATTACAACGTCGTCGCGATATCCGGTGTGAACAGGACATTGGAGATCCTCAAATCAGGGAGTGAAACCTGGACTTACGTAGACAAAACATTAGATTTCTTTCAAGACATTGTTTATTACAATGACATGCTGCTGGCAGTAGATTTATTTGGAAGACTTGTATGTATTGATGCTGAGAATAGTAACTGTTTGGTGATTGTAGCCAGAGAGGAGACCATGATAACTCATCTGTCTCGTTGCCTTGGATCATCAGTATACCTTGTGAAATCATCAGAAGGAAAGTTGATGATGATTCGAAGAATCATGAAGGAAGTTGGTGCTTATAAGTATATAACTcaaagatttagggtttatcaGCTTTTACAGTCGAGTAAATATGGCAAGGGAGAGTGGGTTGAGATGAAGAGTATGGGGGACGATGCAGTATTTGTGGGTGACAATGAAACAGTATGTGTTCCGGCAGCTGATTTTCCTGGTTGTAAGCCAAACTCTATTTACTTCATTGGTAATAATGTCAAATATTGTGGTAGAATGTATTATTTTCAGCCTTATGAAGTGGGTAGCTTTAATTTGGAGGATGGAAGCATTTCAAGACATTATTTGTATGATCAATGCACGAAGCCCTTGCCACCTTCAATTTGGATTGTACCAACATTGAGAGGAGATCAAttatag
- the LOC120003974 gene encoding probable prolyl 4-hydroxylase 12 isoform X2 yields the protein MASHLFLLLLAFTSPFLLSSTERVFLYEGFLSDEECHHLISLARGLKEATSGDGDGSRSIGMNGSFSSSETPLDEEDEMVTRIRERISAWTFIPKGNGKPLQVMHYGLEKAEQNFDYYGNKSMLKLSEPLLATVVLYLSNVSRGGEILFRYSEPKNKIWSGCTKTNNILRPIKGNAILFFTRHLNASPDTGSSHARCPVLDGDMWYAVMSYFVRAIDEVSVESDGSDCIDEDDNCFQWAAIGECQRNPVYMIGSPDYYGTCRKSCNVC from the exons ATGGcttctcatctctttcttcttttattggcGTTTACGAGCCCATTTTTGCTCTCTTCAACTGAAAG GGTGTTCTTGTATGAAGGTTTTCTGTCGGATGAGGAGTGTCATCACCTAATTTCATTG GCACGGGGTTTGAAAGAAGCAACTTCGGGAGATGGTGATGGTTCAAGAAGCATTGGGATGAATGGCAGTTTTTCTAGTTCGGAAACCCCTTTAGATGAAGAG GATGAAATGGTCACAAGGATTCGGGAAAGAATTTCAGCATGGACTTTCATTCCCAAAG GGAATGGCAAACCTCTACAGGTTATGCATTATGGTCTTGAGAAGGCTGAACAGAACTTTGATTACTATGGTAATAAATCCATGTTAAAATTGAGTGAACCTTTGCTGGCAACAGTTGTTTTATATCTCTCAAATGTCTCTCGAGGTGGTGAAATTCTGTTCCGCTATTCAGAG CCGAAGAACAAGATTTGGTCAGGTTGTACAAAGACTAATAATATCCTGAGACCCATCAAGGGGAATGCAATCCTCTTCTTCACTCGCCATCTCAATGCGTCTCCTGATACCGGTAGCTCTCATGCTAGATGCCCTGTCCTTGATGGTGATATGTGGTATGCCGTTATGTCGTATTTTGTTAGAGCCATTGATGAGGTCTCGGTTGAATCAGATGGCAGTGATTGCATCGATGAAGATGACAATTGCTTCCAGTGGGCTGCCATAGGAGAATGCCAAAGGAACCCTGTGTATATGATAGGTTCCCCTGATTATTATGGTACATGTAGGAAGAGCTGCAATGTGTGCTGA
- the LOC120003974 gene encoding probable prolyl 4-hydroxylase 12 isoform X1, whose translation MASHLFLLLLAFTSPFLLSSTESSRKELRDKELNYDPITQLGLSIRNNRVDPSRVVQLSWQPRVFLYEGFLSDEECHHLISLARGLKEATSGDGDGSRSIGMNGSFSSSETPLDEEDEMVTRIRERISAWTFIPKGNGKPLQVMHYGLEKAEQNFDYYGNKSMLKLSEPLLATVVLYLSNVSRGGEILFRYSEPKNKIWSGCTKTNNILRPIKGNAILFFTRHLNASPDTGSSHARCPVLDGDMWYAVMSYFVRAIDEVSVESDGSDCIDEDDNCFQWAAIGECQRNPVYMIGSPDYYGTCRKSCNVC comes from the exons ATGGcttctcatctctttcttcttttattggcGTTTACGAGCCCATTTTTGCTCTCTTCAACTGAAAG TAGCCGAAAGGAATTAAGGGATAAAGAGTTAAACTATGACCCTATCACACAATTGGGGCTTTCAATCCGTAACAACAGAGTTGACCCATCACGAGTTGTCCAACTCTCTTGGCAACCAAG GGTGTTCTTGTATGAAGGTTTTCTGTCGGATGAGGAGTGTCATCACCTAATTTCATTG GCACGGGGTTTGAAAGAAGCAACTTCGGGAGATGGTGATGGTTCAAGAAGCATTGGGATGAATGGCAGTTTTTCTAGTTCGGAAACCCCTTTAGATGAAGAG GATGAAATGGTCACAAGGATTCGGGAAAGAATTTCAGCATGGACTTTCATTCCCAAAG GGAATGGCAAACCTCTACAGGTTATGCATTATGGTCTTGAGAAGGCTGAACAGAACTTTGATTACTATGGTAATAAATCCATGTTAAAATTGAGTGAACCTTTGCTGGCAACAGTTGTTTTATATCTCTCAAATGTCTCTCGAGGTGGTGAAATTCTGTTCCGCTATTCAGAG CCGAAGAACAAGATTTGGTCAGGTTGTACAAAGACTAATAATATCCTGAGACCCATCAAGGGGAATGCAATCCTCTTCTTCACTCGCCATCTCAATGCGTCTCCTGATACCGGTAGCTCTCATGCTAGATGCCCTGTCCTTGATGGTGATATGTGGTATGCCGTTATGTCGTATTTTGTTAGAGCCATTGATGAGGTCTCGGTTGAATCAGATGGCAGTGATTGCATCGATGAAGATGACAATTGCTTCCAGTGGGCTGCCATAGGAGAATGCCAAAGGAACCCTGTGTATATGATAGGTTCCCCTGATTATTATGGTACATGTAGGAAGAGCTGCAATGTGTGCTGA
- the LOC120003975 gene encoding 60S ribosomal protein L36-2-like, whose product MLSIYIQNPNFSLNSRTRWWTGHRCSHSLKVMAPKQPNTGLFVGLNKGHVVTKKELAARPSDRKGKTSKRVHFVRSLIREVAGFAPYEKRITELLKVGKDKRALKVAKRKLGTHKRAKKKREEMSNVLRKMRAAGGGEKKK is encoded by the exons atgctttctatatatattcaaaaccctaatttctcTCTCAATTCACGGACGCGCTGGTGGACTGGTCATCGCTGCTCGCACTCGCTCAAG GTGATGGCTCCTAAACAGCCAAATACTGGCCTATTTGTGGGGTTGAACAAAGGCCACGTTGTGACCAAGAAAGAATTGGCTGCCCGTCCTTCAGATCGCAAAGGA AAAACCAGCAAAAGGGTCCATTTTGTGAGGAGCTTAATCAGGGAAGTTGCTGGTTTTGCGCCATATGAGAAGAGGATAACTGAGCTTCTGAAGGTTGGCAAGGATAAGCGTGCTTTAAAGGTAGCTAAAAGAAAGTTGGGCACCCACAAGAgggcaaaaaagaagagagaagagatgTCCAATGTTCTCCGCAAGATGAG GGCTGCTGGAGGAGGTGAGAAGAAGAAGTAA
- the LOC120003973 gene encoding signal peptide peptidase-like 1, which produces MEPIWNLLYLLEPAPFTLIVTAVAVTFASAVRALNHEKEMERNRDLSEASITLDKSQALMIPIMSSCSLLLMFYLFSSVSQLLTAFTAIASVSSLFFCLSPHVAYVKSHYGLADPFVSRCCSKSFTRIQGLLLFTCSMIVAAWLVSGHWVLNNLLGISICIAFVSHVRLPNVKVCAMLLSCLFVYDIFWVFFSERIFGANVMVSVATQQASNPVHTVADRLGFPDLQLITKKLELPVKIIFPRNLLGGAVSARSAADFMMLGLGDMAIPAMLLALVLCFDHRKSRDPVNLLELNSSKGHTYIWYALPGYAIGLITALAAGILTHSPQPALLYLVPSTLGPVIVVSWMRKELAELWEGSMPNFIDKARQVEV; this is translated from the exons ATGGAACCCATATGGAACCTTCTATATTTGCTGGAGCCTGCTCCCTTCACCCTTATAGTAACAGCAGTAGCTGTGACGTTTGCATCAGCAGTTCGTGCTTTAAATCATGAAAAAGAAATGGAGCGAAACCGTGACTTGTCAGAAGCATCCATTACCTTGGATAAGTCTCAGGCACTAATGATCCCAATAATGAGTTCGTGCAGCTTGCTTTTGATGTTCTACCTCTTTTCTTCTGTTTCACAGCTTCTCACTGCTTTCACTGCCATTGCTTCTGTTTCATCCCTTTTCTTCTGCCTATCCCCTCATGTTGCCTATGTGAAGTCGCATTATGGTTTGGCAGACCCGTTTGTTTCAAGGTGCTGTTCAAAGTCTTTCACACGGATCCAGGGGCTTTTATTGTTCACTTGCTCTATGATAGTGGCTGCGTGGCTTGTTTCTGGGCATTGGGTATTGAACAATCTGTTGGGAATTTCCATTTGTATTGCATTTGTTAGCCATGTGCGGCTTCCAAACGTGAAAGTGTGCGCAATGCTCctttcatgtttgtttgtttatgacatattttgggttttcttttctgAAAGAATTTTCGGTGCCAATGTCATGGTATCAGTGGCTACCCAACAAGCATCAAATCCTGTTCACACGGTGGCAGATAGATTAGGTTTTCCTGATTTACAATTGATAACAAAGAAGCTTGAATTGCCTGTGAAAATAATATTTCCTAGGAATTTGTTGGGTGGAGCTGTTTCTGCGAGAAGTGCTGCGGACTTCATGATGCTCGGTCTTGGTGATATG GCAATTCCTGCAATGCTTCTGGCATTAGTCCTCTGTTTTGATCATCGAAAGAGTAGAGATCCAGTCAACCTCTTAGAGTTGAACTCATCAAAGGGACACACATACATATGGTATGCCCTTCCTGGATATGCCATTGGACTGATTACTGCTTTAGCAGCTGGCATTTTGACTCATTCGCCCCAACCTGCACTTCTCTACCTG GTGCCTTCTACACTTGGACCGGTAATTGTCGTCTCCTGGATGAGGAAGGAGCTAGCTGAGTTGTGGGAAGGAAGCATGCCAAATTTCATTGATAAAGCTCGACAAGTAGAAGTCTGA
- the LOC120003987 gene encoding pectin acetylesterase 9-like isoform X1 has product MKIIMAVAIVWLSRMTRCAYADDDRLLVKMTLVRKASAFGAFCLDGSLPAYHLHRGFGAGASNWLLQFEGGGWCNDIESCRERANTRRGSTLYMSKMEVFSGILSNNASRNPDFYNWNRVKLRYCDGASFAGNSNYDNGTSVLYFRGQKIWEAIIHDLLPKGLGSARKALLSGCSAGGLATFLHCDNFARILPANTIVKCLSDAGFFMDEIDITFNHTMRSFYKELVQLQGIEQNLNDNCTSSLFQELCIFPQYALKYIKTPFFILNSAYDVYQFHNILVPTKADPPGLWSRCKRNPAACNPNQITILQGFRRDMLAALRWFLYFSRRGGMYINSCFAHCQSESQDTWFADDSPRMHNKTIAEAVGDWYFSRRISKTVDCPYPCDTTCHNLIP; this is encoded by the exons ATGAAGATAATTATGGCGGTAGCAATAGTTTGGCTATCGCGCATGACACGGTGCGCTTATGCAGATGACGACCGGCTTCTGGTTAAGATGACTCTGGTTCGAAAGGCTTCGGCTTTCGGTGCCT TTTGCTTGGATGGAAGTTTACCTGCTTATCATCTGCACAGAGGATTCGGTGCTGGAGCAAGCAACTGGCTTTTGCAATTTGAG GGAGGTGGTTGGTGCAATGATATAGAATCATGCAGGGAGAGAGCCAATACCCGGCGCGGATCTACTTTATACATGTCCAAGATGGAAGTTTTCTCTGGAATCCTAAGCAACAATGCCTCTCGAAATCCAG ATTTCTACAATTGGAACCGGGTGAAGCTTAGATATTGCGATGGCGCTTCGTTTGCTGGGAACTCCAATTATGACAATGGG ACATCAGTACTTTATTTCAGAGGGCAAAAGATTTGGGAAGCAATCATTCATGACCTTCTACCCAAAGGGTTGGGGAGTGCACGCAAG GCTTTGCTTTCAGGTTGCTCAGCTGGCGGTTTAGCAACCTTTCTGCATTGCGACAACTTTGCAAGGATTTTGCCTGCAAATACTATTGTGAAATGCTTGAGTGATGCTGGATTTTTCATGGATGA AATAGACATAACTTTTAACCATACAATGAGGTCATTTTACAAAGAACTTGTTCAACTACAG GGGATAGAACAGAATCTAAATGACAATTGCACCAGTTCCCTTTTTCAAGAGCTG TGCATCTTTCCACAATATGCGTTGAAATATATCAAAACTCCATTTTTCATCTTGAACTCAGCTTATGATGTTTACCAA TTTCACAACATATTGGTGCCAACTAAAGCTGATCCACCAGGACTTTGGAGCCGATGCAAGCGTAATCCAGCTGCATGTAACCCTAACCAGATCACGATATTGCAAG GTTTCAGGCGTGACATGCTTGCGGCTTTAAGATGGTTCCTCTATTTTTCGAGGAGAGGGGGCATGTACATTAATTCGTGCTTTGCTCATTGCCAAAGTGAGTCACAAGACACATGGTTTGCAGATGATTCCCCAAGAATGCATAACAAG ACCATTGCAGAAGCAGTTGGAGATTGGTACTTCAGCAGAAGGATATCTAAGACAGTCGACTGTCCATATCCGTGCGATACTACATGCCATAATCTCATACCATAG
- the LOC120003987 gene encoding pectin acetylesterase 9-like isoform X2 codes for MEVYLLIICTEDSVLEQATGFCNLRERANTRRGSTLYMSKMEVFSGILSNNASRNPDFYNWNRVKLRYCDGASFAGNSNYDNGTSVLYFRGQKIWEAIIHDLLPKGLGSARKALLSGCSAGGLATFLHCDNFARILPANTIVKCLSDAGFFMDEIDITFNHTMRSFYKELVQLQGIEQNLNDNCTSSLFQELCIFPQYALKYIKTPFFILNSAYDVYQFHNILVPTKADPPGLWSRCKRNPAACNPNQITILQGFRRDMLAALRWFLYFSRRGGMYINSCFAHCQSESQDTWFADDSPRMHNKTIAEAVGDWYFSRRISKTVDCPYPCDTTCHNLIP; via the exons ATGGAAGTTTACCTGCTTATCATCTGCACAGAGGATTCGGTGCTGGAGCAAGCAACTGGCTTTTGCAATTTGAG GGAGAGAGCCAATACCCGGCGCGGATCTACTTTATACATGTCCAAGATGGAAGTTTTCTCTGGAATCCTAAGCAACAATGCCTCTCGAAATCCAG ATTTCTACAATTGGAACCGGGTGAAGCTTAGATATTGCGATGGCGCTTCGTTTGCTGGGAACTCCAATTATGACAATGGG ACATCAGTACTTTATTTCAGAGGGCAAAAGATTTGGGAAGCAATCATTCATGACCTTCTACCCAAAGGGTTGGGGAGTGCACGCAAG GCTTTGCTTTCAGGTTGCTCAGCTGGCGGTTTAGCAACCTTTCTGCATTGCGACAACTTTGCAAGGATTTTGCCTGCAAATACTATTGTGAAATGCTTGAGTGATGCTGGATTTTTCATGGATGA AATAGACATAACTTTTAACCATACAATGAGGTCATTTTACAAAGAACTTGTTCAACTACAG GGGATAGAACAGAATCTAAATGACAATTGCACCAGTTCCCTTTTTCAAGAGCTG TGCATCTTTCCACAATATGCGTTGAAATATATCAAAACTCCATTTTTCATCTTGAACTCAGCTTATGATGTTTACCAA TTTCACAACATATTGGTGCCAACTAAAGCTGATCCACCAGGACTTTGGAGCCGATGCAAGCGTAATCCAGCTGCATGTAACCCTAACCAGATCACGATATTGCAAG GTTTCAGGCGTGACATGCTTGCGGCTTTAAGATGGTTCCTCTATTTTTCGAGGAGAGGGGGCATGTACATTAATTCGTGCTTTGCTCATTGCCAAAGTGAGTCACAAGACACATGGTTTGCAGATGATTCCCCAAGAATGCATAACAAG ACCATTGCAGAAGCAGTTGGAGATTGGTACTTCAGCAGAAGGATATCTAAGACAGTCGACTGTCCATATCCGTGCGATACTACATGCCATAATCTCATACCATAG